One genomic segment of Rhabdothermincola salaria includes these proteins:
- a CDS encoding TrmH family RNA methyltransferase, which translates to MDRRRRRRHEGEARAIGVEATGEPSEAADRAAPGAPDVEVGVGPHPSPWPDDPRLDRELLAAGDRRNVTDRYRYWSNEAIVADLDTTRHPFHVAIENWQHDLNIGTVVRTANAFNAEGVHIVGRRRWNRRGAMVTDRYLHVRHHPTIDDLVGWAAAQDLAIIGVDILPGSVPLETTELPERCLLLFGQEGPGLSPEAQAASTVVCSIAQFGSTRSINAGVAAGIAMHAWIRRHATIPRDGP; encoded by the coding sequence ATGGACCGTCGGCGTCGTCGCCGGCACGAGGGAGAGGCGAGGGCCATCGGCGTCGAGGCTACGGGCGAGCCATCAGAAGCGGCGGATCGGGCCGCCCCCGGCGCACCGGACGTCGAGGTCGGGGTGGGGCCGCACCCCAGCCCCTGGCCCGACGACCCGCGCCTCGACCGCGAGCTGCTCGCCGCCGGCGATCGGCGCAACGTCACCGACCGCTACCGCTACTGGTCCAACGAGGCGATCGTCGCCGACCTCGACACCACCCGGCACCCTTTCCACGTGGCCATCGAGAACTGGCAGCACGACCTGAACATCGGCACGGTGGTGCGCACCGCCAACGCCTTCAACGCCGAGGGCGTCCACATCGTCGGTCGGCGGCGGTGGAACCGGCGCGGCGCCATGGTGACCGATCGGTACCTCCACGTCCGCCACCACCCGACGATCGACGACCTGGTCGGCTGGGCCGCGGCGCAGGACCTGGCGATCATCGGCGTCGACATCCTCCCGGGCTCGGTGCCGCTCGAGACCACCGAGCTGCCCGAGCGGTGCCTCCTGCTCTTCGGCCAGGAGGGCCCGGGCCTCTCGCCCGAGGCCCAGGCGGCGTCGACGGTGGTGTGCTCCATCGCCCAGTTCGGTTCGACCCGTTCGATCAACGCCGGGGTGGCCGCGGGTATCGCCATGCACGCCTGGATCCGTCGCCACGCCACGATCCCTCGCGACGGCCCCTGA
- a CDS encoding GGDEF domain-containing protein produces the protein MPRPRLLHLGPPLAVIVVLLGLLVWAVATDHLVTAVWATFGVSAALVWFVLGGLRDRRHMTAELQGRDTQLLTVLDGLPIAVMLRDEKGHLLHANPGTERFLERLGLTVDHIAESPVAMLDHIDVIREDGRPWRPADLPVVSAIRDGVSTDAVLGYALPEGGWAWYSARAEPLPLGDGTLGTVLTLDDVTERRALEQELRDAALTDPLTGLANRRALSERLAEAQKRQARHGGVIGLIYLDLDGFKAVNDTWGHDVGDRVLISVGERLRRGTRAIDLPCRIGGDEFVVLCDPLEDPADLADLVRRLRELPPLMVPGSRADALTVSIGSVVVERGEGLDTALRRADRSMFQAKRGTPPGPAAEAG, from the coding sequence TTGCCCCGGCCCCGGCTGTTGCACCTGGGTCCACCGCTGGCCGTCATCGTGGTGCTGCTGGGCCTGCTCGTGTGGGCCGTCGCCACCGACCACCTGGTGACGGCGGTCTGGGCCACGTTCGGCGTGTCGGCCGCCCTCGTCTGGTTCGTGCTCGGCGGCCTCCGCGACCGCCGGCACATGACCGCCGAGCTCCAGGGCCGGGACACGCAGCTGCTCACCGTGCTCGACGGACTGCCCATCGCCGTCATGCTGCGTGACGAGAAGGGCCACTTGCTCCACGCCAACCCCGGGACCGAACGGTTCCTCGAACGCCTGGGGCTGACCGTCGACCACATCGCCGAGAGCCCGGTGGCCATGCTCGACCACATCGACGTGATCCGCGAGGACGGCCGCCCGTGGCGGCCCGCCGATCTCCCGGTCGTCTCGGCGATCCGCGACGGCGTGAGCACCGACGCCGTGCTCGGCTACGCCCTGCCCGAGGGGGGCTGGGCGTGGTACTCGGCGCGCGCCGAACCCCTCCCGCTCGGCGACGGCACCCTCGGCACGGTGCTCACCCTCGACGACGTCACCGAGCGCCGCGCTCTCGAGCAGGAGCTGCGCGATGCCGCCCTCACCGACCCCCTCACCGGGCTGGCCAACCGTCGGGCGCTGTCCGAACGCCTCGCCGAGGCCCAGAAGCGCCAGGCCCGCCACGGCGGCGTGATCGGGCTCATCTACCTCGACCTCGACGGCTTCAAGGCGGTCAACGACACCTGGGGCCACGACGTCGGCGACCGGGTCCTGATCTCGGTGGGCGAGCGCCTGCGTCGCGGCACCCGGGCCATCGACCTCCCCTGCCGCATCGGCGGCGACGAGTTCGTCGTGCTCTGCGACCCGCTGGAGGACCCGGCGGACCTCGCCGACCTGGTGAGGCGGTTGCGCGAGCTCCCACCCCTCATGGTGCCCGGCAGCCGCGCCGACGCGTTGACGGTGAGCATCGGGTCGGTGGTCGTGGAGCGGGGCGAGGGCCTCGACACCGCCCTGCGGCGCGCCGACCGCTCCATGTTCCAGGCCAAGCGGGGCACCCCGCCCGGGCCGGCCGCCGAGGCCGGCTGA
- a CDS encoding cryptochrome/photolyase family protein — translation METVWVLGDQLSRQGGALAGRRPGEVRVLLVESRGKWASRRWHRQRLHLVVASMRRLARELTEEGFEVDLRTADSLADGLAAHRRRYRPERVVAMSPMSWDGAELLARCDVATVANDQFLCSAEQFAEWAGDRSRLRMEDFYRWQRTRLGYLMDGDEPTGGRWNHDAANREPPPTDGRPWPAPLVDDLDELDDEVLADIERAVPELWGGPPDGTWATSRSGALARLDHFVDEVLPLFGPHEDAMLRDEWKLAHSTLSPYLNLGLLHPGEVADAAAEAHRRGSVPIASAEGFVRQVIGWREYVWGVYWLWMPGYRSLNALDARRPLPPVLRGGPTDMACVGRTLAALDRHGWLHHIERLMVLGNLGLLAGVAPDEMVEWMWSSFVDGAEWVMLPNVVGMALHADGGRMATKPYAAGGAYLNRMSDHCGTCRYDPRRRVGADACPFTTLYWDFLARHEDGLRGNHRMGNPLGSMRRLRDLPAVRERATEVLAMLDDGTL, via the coding sequence GTGGAGACGGTCTGGGTGCTGGGCGATCAGCTGAGCCGCCAGGGCGGGGCGCTGGCCGGCCGCCGCCCGGGCGAGGTGCGGGTGCTGCTGGTCGAGAGCCGGGGCAAGTGGGCGTCGCGCCGCTGGCACCGCCAGCGGCTCCACCTGGTGGTGGCGTCCATGCGCCGCCTGGCCCGCGAGCTCACCGAGGAAGGCTTCGAGGTGGACCTGCGCACCGCGGACAGCCTCGCCGACGGCTTGGCCGCCCACCGTCGCCGGTACCGGCCCGAGCGGGTGGTGGCGATGTCGCCCATGTCCTGGGACGGTGCCGAGCTCCTCGCCCGTTGCGACGTGGCGACCGTCGCCAACGACCAGTTCCTCTGCTCGGCCGAGCAGTTCGCCGAGTGGGCCGGGGACCGGTCCCGGCTGCGCATGGAGGACTTCTACCGCTGGCAACGCACCCGGCTCGGCTACCTGATGGACGGCGACGAGCCCACGGGCGGCCGATGGAACCACGACGCCGCCAACCGGGAACCGCCACCGACCGACGGACGGCCCTGGCCGGCCCCACTCGTCGACGACCTCGACGAGCTCGACGACGAGGTGCTGGCCGACATCGAGCGGGCCGTCCCCGAGCTCTGGGGAGGCCCGCCGGACGGCACCTGGGCGACGTCGAGGTCCGGTGCACTCGCCCGTCTGGACCACTTCGTCGACGAGGTCCTTCCCCTCTTCGGTCCCCACGAGGACGCCATGTTGCGCGACGAGTGGAAGCTGGCCCACTCGACGCTCAGCCCCTACCTCAACCTCGGACTGCTCCACCCGGGCGAGGTGGCCGATGCCGCCGCCGAGGCCCACCGGCGCGGCTCGGTCCCCATCGCCTCGGCCGAGGGGTTCGTGCGCCAGGTGATCGGGTGGCGCGAGTACGTGTGGGGGGTCTACTGGCTGTGGATGCCCGGGTACCGGAGCCTGAACGCCCTGGACGCCCGCCGGCCCCTGCCACCGGTGCTGCGGGGCGGGCCGACCGACATGGCGTGCGTCGGGCGGACGTTGGCGGCGCTCGACCGGCACGGGTGGCTGCACCACATCGAGCGGCTCATGGTGCTCGGCAACCTGGGCCTGCTGGCCGGGGTCGCGCCCGACGAGATGGTCGAGTGGATGTGGTCCTCGTTCGTCGACGGAGCCGAGTGGGTGATGCTGCCCAACGTGGTGGGGATGGCCCTGCACGCCGATGGTGGGCGCATGGCCACCAAGCCCTACGCCGCGGGCGGCGCCTACCTGAACCGCATGAGCGACCACTGCGGCACCTGTCGCTACGACCCCAGGCGACGGGTGGGTGCCGATGCGTGCCCGTTCACGACGCTGTACTGGGACTTCCTCGCCCGCCACGAGGATGGCTTGCGAGGCAACCACCGCATGGGGAACCCGCTGGGCAGCATGCGCCGCCTCCGGGACCTGCCGGCCGTGCGGGAGCGGGCCACCGAGGTGCTCGCCATGCTCGACGACGGGACGCTCTGA
- a CDS encoding TetR/AcrR family transcriptional regulator, which translates to MTLASPTPEDVAGAPATDDDTTPRVDGRRARAERSRQAIADALLSLVEGGDLRPTAGRIAQRAGISERLIYHHFADLDELLRVVAERQLARARARMAPLDPVGTRAERIAAIVDQRAELFEWITPIRRASNLQEPFSADLREVRARSNAELRAHTAALFSAELDETDRAEHDELLAALDVTLSWPTWNTLRESGLDPTATRQTLARMVHALLDG; encoded by the coding sequence ATGACCCTGGCCAGCCCCACCCCTGAGGACGTCGCGGGTGCACCCGCGACCGACGACGACACGACCCCGCGCGTCGACGGTCGCCGGGCCCGGGCCGAGCGGTCCCGTCAGGCCATCGCCGATGCCCTGTTGTCGCTCGTCGAGGGGGGCGACCTGCGTCCGACCGCCGGTCGCATCGCCCAGCGGGCCGGCATCTCCGAGCGGCTCATCTACCACCACTTCGCCGACCTCGACGAGCTGCTCCGGGTCGTGGCCGAGCGGCAGCTGGCCCGGGCTCGGGCCCGGATGGCGCCGCTCGATCCCGTCGGCACTCGCGCCGAGCGGATCGCCGCCATCGTCGACCAACGGGCTGAGCTGTTCGAGTGGATCACCCCCATCCGGCGGGCCTCCAACCTCCAGGAACCCTTCTCGGCCGACCTGCGGGAGGTCCGGGCCCGCAGCAACGCCGAGCTGCGGGCCCACACGGCGGCCCTCTTCTCCGCCGAGCTGGACGAGACCGACCGAGCCGAGCACGACGAGCTCCTGGCGGCCCTCGACGTCACCCTCTCGTGGCCCACGTGGAACACCCTGCGCGAGAGCGGCCTCGACCCCACGGCGACCCGCCAGACCCTCGCCCGCATGGTGCACGCCCTGCTCGACGGCTGA
- the hemC gene encoding hydroxymethylbilane synthase, with protein sequence MISVHLRAATRGSALARWQTDHIAALLAAAGAARGVEVTVEAVVVQTVADARLDIPIWEMGGKGVFVKEVQAAVLDGRADLAVHSGKDLPALTPDALVVGAVPERADARDVLVGTCLADLPPGAVVATGSVRRRAQLAWLRPDLTFRGLRGNIATRLAQSGSFDAIVMAAAAVERLELDLADRVVEVLDPSVMLPQVAQGALAVECRADDARSRELLAAVEHGPSRAAVDAERGFLAELGGDCDLPAGAHAVVDTAADRIMVEALLASMDGHVLLRHQRRGAVADGPRLGRELARHLLDDAGGASLLVR encoded by the coding sequence GTGATCTCCGTGCACCTGCGCGCCGCCACCAGGGGCAGCGCCCTGGCCCGATGGCAGACCGACCACATCGCCGCCCTGCTGGCCGCGGCCGGTGCCGCTCGCGGCGTCGAGGTCACCGTCGAGGCGGTCGTGGTCCAGACGGTGGCCGATGCCCGCCTCGACATCCCCATCTGGGAGATGGGCGGCAAGGGGGTGTTCGTCAAGGAGGTGCAGGCGGCGGTGCTCGACGGACGAGCCGACCTGGCCGTGCACTCGGGCAAGGACCTCCCGGCCCTCACCCCCGATGCGTTGGTGGTCGGTGCCGTCCCCGAGCGGGCCGACGCCCGCGACGTGCTGGTCGGCACCTGCCTGGCCGACCTGCCGCCCGGCGCGGTGGTGGCCACCGGGTCGGTGCGCCGGCGGGCGCAGCTGGCCTGGCTGCGCCCCGACCTCACCTTCCGGGGCCTGCGCGGCAACATCGCCACCCGTCTGGCCCAGTCGGGCTCGTTCGACGCCATCGTCATGGCCGCCGCCGCGGTCGAGCGCCTCGAGCTCGACCTGGCCGACCGGGTCGTCGAGGTGCTCGACCCGTCGGTCATGCTCCCGCAGGTGGCCCAGGGCGCCCTGGCCGTCGAATGCCGGGCCGACGACGCCCGTTCCCGCGAGCTGCTGGCCGCGGTGGAGCACGGCCCCAGTCGGGCCGCGGTCGATGCCGAGCGGGGCTTCCTGGCCGAGCTCGGCGGCGACTGCGACCTGCCCGCCGGGGCCCACGCCGTGGTCGACACCGCCGCCGACCGGATCATGGTCGAGGCCCTCCTCGCGTCGATGGACGGCCACGTGCTGCTGCGCCACCAGCGTCGGGGTGCCGTCGCCGATGGGCCCCGCCTGGGGCGGGAGCTGGCCCGCCACCTGCTCGACGACGCCGGCGGGGCGTCGCTGCTGGTGCGCTGA
- a CDS encoding serine hydrolase domain-containing protein, with amino-acid sequence MLALLAAVVALLVLASACTTGRGDGEAEGAGGDGDREPELTTGPGPTYPTIPFADLDARLTRRVSTAELPGAALLVEQDGARLHTFATGSVDEDSPLPLGETGGWLTAAVLMSLVDDGLVGLDEPVANHLSSMAGDDLGRVTLRHLLSHTSGLPFGIDCADADGCDAGVARATLLGAPGDVFAVSPVGTHVAARLAEAVTGRTWATIAAERLLGPLAMNATSFPEPERTVPVDVPDPPTDGGDGEPDEPVLPPAPRSLLAVDGTTTAADLGRFLAMVLAKGQGPTERLLEAASVEEIERDQTSTLDTSREPWVAATGIPTHGLGVWRDRPRGDGTGLASVVSAPNQIGVYPLVDRPRNAWAVVAVLDDPLVPLEAVRDSAAVAQLVGVAIDTDGRAIREPGTPLGG; translated from the coding sequence ATGCTCGCACTGCTCGCCGCGGTGGTCGCACTGCTCGTGCTGGCCAGCGCCTGCACCACTGGTCGCGGCGACGGCGAGGCGGAGGGTGCTGGTGGCGACGGCGACCGCGAGCCCGAGCTCACCACCGGCCCCGGGCCCACCTACCCGACGATCCCCTTCGCCGACCTCGATGCCCGCCTGACCCGTCGGGTGAGCACCGCCGAGCTCCCCGGCGCCGCCCTGCTGGTGGAGCAGGACGGTGCCCGCCTGCACACCTTCGCCACCGGCTCGGTCGACGAGGACAGCCCTCTGCCCCTCGGCGAGACCGGGGGTTGGCTCACTGCGGCCGTGCTCATGAGCCTGGTGGACGACGGCCTGGTGGGCCTCGACGAGCCCGTCGCCAACCATCTCTCCTCGATGGCCGGCGACGACCTGGGGCGCGTCACCCTGCGCCACCTGCTGTCGCACACCTCGGGCCTCCCGTTCGGCATCGACTGCGCCGATGCGGACGGGTGCGACGCCGGGGTCGCCCGCGCCACCCTGCTCGGCGCCCCCGGCGACGTGTTCGCCGTCAGCCCGGTGGGCACCCACGTGGCCGCCCGCCTGGCCGAGGCCGTCACCGGCCGGACGTGGGCCACGATCGCCGCCGAGCGCCTCCTGGGCCCCCTGGCCATGAACGCCACCTCCTTCCCCGAGCCCGAACGAACCGTCCCCGTCGACGTCCCGGATCCCCCGACCGACGGAGGCGACGGTGAACCGGACGAACCGGTGCTCCCCCCGGCCCCGCGGAGCCTGCTCGCCGTCGACGGCACCACCACCGCCGCCGACCTCGGTCGGTTCCTCGCCATGGTCCTGGCCAAGGGCCAGGGCCCCACGGAGCGGCTGCTCGAGGCGGCCTCGGTCGAGGAGATCGAACGCGACCAGACGAGCACCCTCGACACCAGCCGAGAGCCGTGGGTGGCCGCCACCGGCATCCCCACCCACGGCCTCGGCGTGTGGCGTGACCGCCCCCGGGGCGACGGCACCGGGCTGGCGTCGGTGGTCAGCGCCCCCAACCAGATCGGCGTGTACCCCCTCGTCGACCGGCCCCGCAACGCCTGGGCCGTCGTCGCCGTCCTCGACGACCCCCTCGTCCCCCTGGAGGCGGTGCGCGACTCGGCTGCCGTCGCCCAGCTCGTCGGGGTGGCCATCGACACCGACGGCCGGGCCATCAGGGAGCCGGGCACCCCCCTGGGCGGCTGA